In the genome of Aricia agestis chromosome 4, ilAriAges1.1, whole genome shotgun sequence, the window ttcgcctttataatattagtaggatttttataactttatagtCTGGTTAAGTTTCCaatgttacattataattattgaatgtCTTGAAGTCTGAACTTTTTTGCCATGAAAACTGTTTAGTTacgcataaataatattatttttcagaaTCGAGATGATCAAATGGATTATGAAAGAAATTCACATGACAGGGCTCAGTCACCTCAGAGAGTGGAGCCCTTTACAACTTCGGCGTTGGCTGCCATTacagacaaaataaaaaatgaaagtgAATTTCCAAAAGTTGCACCTGTAAGTTTGATTTCCATACTTATTAGTAACAGTTTTCTTTGTCAACAAAGCAAACTTTACAAAATTGTTTTTCTAAAAACTTATGTTACATATTATCACAAAACTAAAgtagaattaaaataaacaagACACATTTATTTCTAGACTTTGGCATCATGGTTGGAACGGGGCGAGTGCAACAAAAAGAATGCAAATTCATTTTATTCTCTGATTCAAGCAAGCAACAACCAAATACGTAGACTGTTCAATGAGAAGATGCAGTTGGATGAAGATTTCATGAACATGAAAACTGCCATGAAAGAAAAGTTTACTGTGGTTATAAAGCAATGTAAGTTAACATATTGTAGTGAAGTAGCTAAAATAGCCGGTAAGTGATATGATTTCAGATGAAGGCAGACAAACAACATTATGAGGTAAGCCATTAGAAGATGGAAAAACTACAACCGGAGAAACAGCCAAAGAGTAACCTATTATATTACTCCATAAATACTCCTATATCCTTATCTCCTATACTAGGACCTCATCGGCAGAATTTGTATTTTAGGAGGAGATGTGCTGCATCATAAATTTTAGTAACTATGGTGAAAGTAAAACAGAAGTGGAAGGTAGGACAGGTGACCATAGTGCTATTCAGTACTGTCATAATATAGTCTATGCCAGTGTTCTGCAAATTTTTAGTGTTCCAAGTTAATATAAGATGTAAAGTTGATTCATGTGTAGATGAGGGTCCTACatagtttggtcgcattatgtcaaatGCAGCATTCAAACATTCAATTGACATGATCACACCAAATTATGTGGTTCTGtgaactgcctatgaatcaatttcctcaatggtacatctaggaaaataaaaatatttggagGTACTGCACCACAAATTAATCAGTGTGCAGGCTTACTCTGAGCCCCTACCCCTTCGTCGATCGTCCTGACATGTCCCTTTTTTGGCACTTAGCATTAAGTACAATGACCTTTTCTGGGGCACACAAACTGACCACGGTAAACCAGTGTGCCACCACCTGCACCACCACACCATGGCACACACTTTGCGGATCACTGGTCTATGctacaacatattatatttggGCGATGCAATACAATTCGTTAACTCGTCTCATGTAATCTACATGGCGGCAAGTTACTTCCCCAGTGAGAAGTCAATAGATTTTCTCGTTCGCAGTCGAGGCGGTGGCCAAAATCCTCTCGGCTGCGAAGCACCAGCGCGTTTCCGATCACTTCACGAAGCAGCAACGCCGTAACATCGACATGTGGATGAAAATGACCGAGgtaaataatttgattttacGTTCACGCGATGTTGAGTGAAGCGGCCGCGTTGTAGTGTGATTATCATTAAATGCAGCTGTGGTACAGTTCAAGATTTTACTTGggcacaatattatgtaagtataaatcATAGGAGTGAACAGTAGTTTGATCCTGAGGTAAAGTATATCTGAAGGAATTGAGGTAActagatattttaaaacttatattttccAGTAAAGTTTGAAGCAGAAGTTTGCAGTTACATGGtacaaataagattttttttttaatgttgaccAAAAAGGTAGGTACAATTTTCCAGCTATGAAAAACTGCCACTACTTACATTATGTTTGAAAAATTAATGGCTACACTGAAGTCGTAAGTATGTAATATCTAGCGGTATTATCTGTTAAAGTTGGTTCTTGGTAAAGATGCAATAGACATCTGAAATAATATTTGATACGTGATTATTTACTTTCATTCAAATGTAATTCCGTTTGTATGAAAGTATTAAAAAGTCAAACACAATGGAAAACAATGTCTcaaagtacttataatatttcagGAACTTGACAACCTGAAGGAAGAGTTTAATGCCATGTTTGATGAAGAGGAGATCGAGCGCCCTAGCAAGAATATGGTATCTCTGGAAAAATACGAAGACTTGAAGGTATATTTTGTTAAGATGATAATTTGACTGGATATACCTTTTTCAGATATGCATCTTAAAATTTGTTGGTATTTGTCATTAGGTAATGAATTTTGCAGATTATGTACGTTAAGCACACGATATGCttcataataaaagtatttgtttgcattgaattaaactattatataaataatgcgAAAACTTTGTAATTGGCTTTGTTTCctactattattattgtactcaTACTGTAATTTCTGCAGGCTGTAAGTTTtcggaataaaataaaataaactagatgtcccgcgcggcttcgcccgcgtaaattaggaattttacagaaaccgtacattttctcataaaaatatttcccccgtttttcccacattttcctgagtttcttcggttgtattagtcttagcgtgataatataatatagcctatagtcttactcgataaatgatctatttaacactgagataagtttttaaatcggacctgtagttcctgagattgacgcgttcaagcaaacatactcttcaggtttataatattaggtaggtatagattttttttaattatcgcttgacaaactcgaatctcgatctaaaagactatgaaatggtataatatggtggtgatgatgatgatgatgaatgtaatttgcatagtagcatatgctttctgttcttaaaacaacgccgaaactcccaaacttgtatctataaagaatcaggagttctctcagcaccttccgaaccacggtataccaggtatacggtgcaaaatcttacttgttggtagcataaaatgcttagaatacttctcacgaaaccgaagtcaccacatgtttccctataagttttgaggagttccctcgattacttatggatccttcatcagatcaccacttttgtgaatataataccaaattgggatgataccatatataccaaaagaaaaaatttgaaaatcggttaacaaacggtggagtaatcattgaatataagaaaacgaacattttgaaagtcggttaaaattatatacataggctacctatgtgttattctgatgtataagctatattattgtaaagtttcattaaaatccgttcagtagtttttgcgtgaaagagttacaaacatccatacatccacaaatccatacatccaaacaaactttcgcctttataatattagtaggataaaatataaataatcggTTTTTGCTAAAATTTCAGAGAGAGAACGAGAATCTCACATATGAGTTAGAAGGATACAAAAATGAGGCGTATCTCGCTAAAGACGAGGCCGAGAGAAAATTCGAGACATTCAAAGCCCATTTCATCGCCCAACAGGCCTTGCAAAATAAAGAGGTTTGTATAATGCTTTCAGCATTTCAGCATTAATTGCTGAAATGCTGAAAGCATATTCTCCTCAGTTTGTACCATTGCATAGAGGAAATACATTCCTAGGCAGCTGACAGACTTACATCATTTGGTTGgctaatgtcaattcaatactatTCATGATCTGACTTCTAGATTTGACGTAatcgaccaaattatgtaggtcccccatctgcttaggaatcaacttctctgatacgaCATGAGTTTTTttatgcccaagtgtgtgctcCCTAAATTTTCAATTCCTCCGTTTCAGGTGTACTCACACTCACACATGATGGGTACAATGGACCTGCAAAAGCACAAGGTCGAAACTATAACTTCCGCGAGCTCTGAAGTGGCAAAACCTTCTCCAACTGTCAAGGAAACCAAGCTCAATGTAGATGCAATTGTACCCTTGTCAGACGCTAAGCTTATCAGTATCCTGACTGCTTTCCTCATGGTTCACCCGCTAGGCGCTTCCCTGGACTACCTGGTGTCGTACGTCAAGTCCATGGCTCCAGAGGTGACGCAGGCCACCGTGTTGTCTACTCTTCAGAAGTACAATGATGTTTTCGCGAGCAAATCCACTGGCGTCGGCGCTAGCATTGAAAACAAGTGGAGCTTCGTCACATTTGACAGTATTAAATCATAACTTTATTAGTTTAGGATGGTTCATGGTTAATTTAGCTTTTATCTTGTTTTATTATTGTTCGTACACTTGTGTTCAAAAttactgtttattttttaaggaattttaataatgtaataatgTGTAGTTACAAAtctccttatttttttatttatattatatagttttaaGTGATAAATTACACGAGAGTTTTAAATCTAGTATTACGAGGTTGTAAATAGTCTATGTACTTATATTGTATAATCTacagcttgtcaaaaaagagcAGACGCCGAACACAATTTTTAAATCGCATAAAAAGTACTAAAACCTTAGTAATGGAAATAAATGTGTCAGAgtgttaatatttaaagttgttcttaatatttaatgttctctgtgaaaatacaaggagCTAATTACCATTCGATCGTGATTATTTGTAGAATTTAGTTCAGTCATTCAGTGTCGACTCTTTCTTGACATACTGTATGTTtagtacctaatattattatggttatatTGGTTCACAGTGCAGTGCAACGAAACGGAACTGAACATTTTTCAGAAGCTTATTTTAACCGTCAACCTTTACTCTGCACAAAACTGTGCTGTGGCATGTAATgttcaatatttaaatacaaaattaatattccGTAAAGTTTTGTCTCGGTTTTGTGTGAACTGAATTTTTGAGAGTATGTTATAAAAAACTTGGTTGTACGATGTACTCCAGATCCAATcaaaaattattgtaagttaagtatattatgagtgaattaattaatataaagtgTAAAAGAATTGTAGCTTTATATTTCCTCCCGTATTGTAAGTTTAttgtgttgtgtgtgtaatCACTAattattatcagagaagttaccCATAGTCTgttaagaaagtgaagaaattaaaaagtggcaacatcgtagtgtcatccctttcagaTCAATCTGAGAATAAAAAtcgcccaagtgcgagttacactcgcgcacgaagggttccgtaccgcaaTAGCGCAAAAATACGcagaaaaatttgttttttgtatggaaacccCCCttgattatttcatttatttatatattattataaattattaaagtacaaataaaactgagtattttgtgaaaattttaagtgcctatgtattgccgttactgatatcgagcaaaaaatagcaaaaaaaatcacgtttgttgtatgggagccccccttaaatatttaatttattttgtttttagtatttgttgttatagcggcaacagatgacacaatctgtgaaaatttcagaagtctagctatagcggttcttgagttacagcctggagacacacagacagacagacggacagacatcgaagtcttagtaatagggtcccgtttttaccctttgggtacggaaccctaaacaagggtgacactacgatgttgccacttttcaatttcttcactttcttgacggactataatttTATAGGCAGAAGGCTATGTAATTTGGTTCCTGTCCAGCCCAGCCTAGCAATAGGGATGATAAGGTCAAagattatcaattttttttaataaaataaagaaatcaaagtaaaaaataagtgttcccaaaatttcagcttgatagcataaatttgtattttttttgataagcgccttcaaagttggatagtaatattcaagtcgatttttttaaattaaatttcttaatatttgtataccattcgataacttaagCAATTAAAAGGAACTTTTGTtaagaaaccactttcataaacgcaacaTATAATATACAACGAATACTATATTCACAAGGAgaataatatacctatcgaacaaagttctctcccgatgcgtacaaactacaagAGTGACGCCATACTTTCGTAGCtcactttgtatggagcctcCATACATGGAGCGtttgggcaggtctattttatgagatgttccggtgtatgtttatttttctctatggacGTCGTAGGTCTAGGCatacgtagtatccctaagtagtctgtggtCTAGGCCAAGAACACTGATGACTGACGTCCACTAAGTAACAATAATGGGGGTCAGTGAGGTCAGTGTTCAAGTCCCAactcattgaggtactatagactggagagagccttatatcggtgtataagcgtcaaaagcgtgtaatgttatgtcctacttactaggacataacaaaggagtcggtctgcatatttcatgtaataaaagtgttaataaaggtttttatagaacatttaatgctagatattgttgagttttgtggttccgctaaataataaaccataagaatggtcaaagaatgcctcaaacacgtggatttaacattaaatacgtaagttttgaacaacgttttttgggcttttcaatcggtatttttgtaagctaaaaaatattttataagtttattaatcccttattcgtgctatatataatatagtgcTAAAagtgtcacatcaattaataatttggctataaaaattgcatagctttttacgtgtgtttacggattctcataaCTTgaagttaatcgatatcatgaactaattgactttctttcctgtatcataaagtGCTTCGAATTATACGacaaatataaatattcaagaaaataaacgcacactacttgtatgaaaataagcacaaaatggccacgcggtgacgggctaagactacatctatactataatactttatctatgtccCAACTGctacgagaaaaaaaaaattgacagttgacactaaAGTTTGACAGTTTATTTGTCAAATGTCAAGAGGACAGAGGCTGTCAGTTttgctcaatttttttatttacgccTACGCACaatctaatatttttatttcaaaagatAGTAATTTGGATTTTTAAaagcaaattaataaagtaataaaaactcGTTTCACGCCTACGTAAGTatatctttaaatttatttaataaagttaaaagtTTGTATGGTGTATTATGAGTTGTGACTGTGaggtttgtttttgttgtttttaactTGTTTAGTATTTTTATGGTCTTATCGAACCTTCACTTCTTTTTAATATGTTATTATAACACTTAACTGTATATCAAGACCTGTGCGTCAACAATTCATTTCGAAACTTGTTTACTAAATCAGAAAAATACTGCTCCAAGTATTGCGTGACATTGAGTAAAGAAAgataataattgtaactttAAAATTCTTTCATATCCTCTTGATAAGCTAGTCAAACGactcttatttttaatttgggatatttttctgttctagaattttttaattttccataatatcaaattatattttgtttaagatgaaaatataaaaatcttggTAGTAAAGTATTTGAAATATAGTTGTATTTGATATGAAAATGATAATTTCAGGGGCGTAAGAAGTATGGGTCAAACCCTTTCAGAGCCAGTGACGGACAAGCAGTCTTCAACGGTCCAGGACTCTCGGTATCTGGTAGGATCGTCATGTATGCAGGGATGGAGGGTGTCCATGGATGACTCACATACACACATACTGTCTCTGCCCGATGATCCTGGCACAGCCTTCTTTGCTGTATATGATGGACATGGAGGTAAATGAGTCATAATACTTAATCTTACACTGTAGAAAATATGCAAAAAGCTGCAATATCAAGTAGCCTGTATCTCCAGTGTCCATTTTATAAACatgtaaaaattttattaaaattagctCAGTAGTTTTTTAGCTTATTTCAAGCCAACAACTAAAATAATTCTGTTGCCTTTATTTGTAGGTTAGTGTGCATAcctgacggagcagtcagtagcgagcgagccatgtacgcatgtatagatatggtcactcacacaactaagggcgcccCATGCTTGTAGATTGCAAGATCTGTTGTAAAATAAGCCTACAACAAAGATATTGCAATTGCTCTTTGCAATataaatgttgtaaaataatattatgtttcataacAAAGCTTTtgtcttttttgttttaaggtGCAAATGTAGCAGAATATGCAGGCAAACATTTGCATAAATTTATCACAGCTCGGCCGGAATATCACCTTGGCAATATTGAAGAAGCAATGAAACAGGTAATGTTCGCtggaaaattaaaattaatttatcattgACTCATAAGTCACTACAACCTTGAGCATATTTGGTTAAATTACAATGAGTCGTTAactttattgtataatatttatatatatgtatgtctAATGTTTCATTcaacattattttgttattatcctaatttgaatatttttacattaaggGATACTATTTTGgggaataatcataataatattattaatatgcgaacgaaaaactttgtaaccctttttacgaaaaatggggaaacataggtacatgaaattttgcacagttatagtttatattttgacgacctctgtggctcagtggtgagcgcgtcggtagctcaagccgggggtcgcgggttcgaatcccgccgacggaacaaaaagttttcaatgttcccgggtctggatgtgtattaaatatgtgtatgatataataaaaatcttaaatatatgtatagtataaaagtattaaatatatttccgttgtctggtacctgtaacacaagtcctttaggtacttagcacggggccagactgacgtggtgtgaagcgtccatagatattattattattattattattattatatcgtgaaggagtgcatcgaactaatattatcttgaaattatgcttttatcataaatttttttaacaaataaaacattacacacactacaacacacacatgagaaatgacagatttttgagtgacaagcctatggttggtatggttgaagtctgttgacaagttgaaaatggattttagttttttttattgaatctaagatactattagacaatgcttacacggccagtctgagatcagctaagtcccagagacaagagttgaaaaaaaaatgataaagtcaatttttttttcaaaatataggcagtagtcctatgtcgttgaaactaaggtcgaatttcgaccattgggcgatctctagtaataatcaATGTTAAGCACATTAATGAAGCTGCACAGAAGTGGCTGGTACTTAGATTTGGTGGTTATAACTTCAACCACTTGGATTGGAATATAGTGAAATTGTTGAAATTGAAATCTTCAAGATCATGATCATTGTCTGGTTTAGTTCTGTTCAGCGGCTTTAGGCCAATGATACTAGTGTCTATTAGTGTAAGTAAACAGCTTGTGAAAATGTcactttttttcaaaataagcactacctcccctactattattaGTGTAACTCCTCTTTCCTCAGGGTTTCCTGGACTTGGACCAGGCGATGCTGGAGGAGGACATGCAGGAGAAGGTGGCGGGCAGCACGGCGGTGTGCGTGCTCATCAAGGACAACACGCTCTACTGCGCCAACGTGGGCGACTCGCGGGCCGTCGCCAGCGTGGCCGGGGAGGTTAGTGTGTTCCGCTATGGGAAAAATCAATAACCCTTGGCATCTAATGTGGATTTGTGGGTTACTGCCCATAGAtttgatatttatttctaaattgtaaaaaaataaagtgacAGTACTCTAACTACGCTCGACTTATTCGACCTTTAGCGAAGCCTTTAGCAACAAAGCGGTTTTCACCCGCGCCCGCCATATCTAAGACAATCGAACTAACGGTAGTAGGGTCGCGATTTTTGATTACATTTTTTGCGTATTGCGGACTGCTACCCGCGGCTGCGCGCGTGTTAAAATCATAAAACTGGCCTATAATGACTGTTGTTGCTTGGAGCTGTATATATTTTCATTGTATTGTGAAATCTGAGAGCTACTCATCTGTAAAAGCTCGTCAATATAATGATGTAGCGGTGGGTTTAATCTTTCCCGCAACTATGCCAAAAGCGGAGAGTGAAGCACCATTGGGTTTTGGTGGAGGATTGAAAGATGTGCGCGTGCACCACTCTGTTCGCCTCACCcgatcacacttttcgtaacgctctcgtcgcgcatttgccagcttactcctcAAGTCGAGCGTGCGTAAATAAGTATTacttcaaaaaatataaatccggccccgTCCAGGTGGAGGTGTTATCGTACGACCACAAACCCAATAACGAGGAGGAGCTGCGGCGCATCACGGCGGGCGGCGGCTGGGTGCAGCTCAACCGCGTCAACGGCAACCTGGCGCTGTCGC includes:
- the LOC121726646 gene encoding ecto-NOX disulfide-thiol exchanger 2-like yields the protein MRRHQPLLNVPPMNPPPMPLIGPIAPDEGMGAQNVLAEADSQEDVSSSHNQRNQRARDQTNRRERDRNVAERRRSRSRERHDRDRHDRGRRERRSRERRTKWGDANEPQLNQSVIGVQMMPMSGQPMPGIMPFMNMVGHQPTDSAIHGLAAMNMMPNIAQNMMMMNPQIDQNMMMMNQQIMPSQQMSNQPIYTSGGIFLPPIPGVSTPARRQRPNGCRTIFVGGLPHNITEETLNEIFQRFGDVTEIKTARRGVFHVRFERQESVEQSFSVSGYRFRFHDQVDREATTMFIDYALNRDDQMDYERNSHDRAQSPQRVEPFTTSALAAITDKIKNESEFPKVAPTLASWLERGECNKKNANSFYSLIQASNNQIRRLFNEKMQLDEDFMNMKTAMKEKFTVVIKQFEAVAKILSAAKHQRVSDHFTKQQRRNIDMWMKMTEELDNLKEEFNAMFDEEEIERPSKNMVSLEKYEDLKRENENLTYELEGYKNEAYLAKDEAERKFETFKAHFIAQQALQNKEVYSHSHMMGTMDLQKHKVETITSASSEVAKPSPTVKETKLNVDAIVPLSDAKLISILTAFLMVHPLGASLDYLVSYVKSMAPEVTQATVLSTLQKYNDVFASKSTGVGASIENKWSFVTFDSIKS
- the LOC121726649 gene encoding probable protein phosphatase 2C T23F11.1 isoform X1 yields the protein MGQTLSEPVTDKQSSTVQDSRYLVGSSCMQGWRVSMDDSHTHILSLPDDPGTAFFAVYDGHGGANVAEYAGKHLHKFITARPEYHLGNIEEAMKQGFLDLDQAMLEEDMQEKVAGSTAVCVLIKDNTLYCANVGDSRAVASVAGEVEVLSYDHKPNNEEELRRITAGGGWVQLNRVNGNLALSRALGDYIFKRNVKLSPRDQIVTAYPDVQIRQLNEYWEFIVLACDGIWEVLSNEEVVQFCRSRLAAGWAPAAVCEALMELCLAPNCSTGGLGCDNMTAVIVCLRPAHDHMKPLQEEAIRSPFASDMKDILYVEDDEEDLK
- the LOC121726649 gene encoding probable protein phosphatase 2C T23F11.1 isoform X2 — translated: MGQTLSEPVTDKQSSTVQDSRYLVGSSCMQGWRVSMDDSHTHILSLPDDPGTAFFAVYDGHGGANVAEYAGKHLHKFITARPEYHLGNIEEAMKQGFLDLDQAMLEEDMQEKVAGSTAVCVLIKDNTLYCANVGDSRAVASVAGEVEVLSYDHKPNNEEELRRITAGGGWVQLNRVNGNLALSRALGDYIFKRNVKLSPRDQIVTAYPDVQIRQLNEYWEFIVLACDGIWEVLSNEEVVQFCRSRLAAGWAPAAVCEALMELCLAPNCSTGGLGCDNMTAVIVCLRPAHDHMSRVSVVPKPYRSVSRMSTSDVYF